A window from Toxoplasma gondii ME49 chromosome IX, whole genome shotgun sequence encodes these proteins:
- a CDS encoding hypothetical protein (encoded by transcript TGME49_210412~Predicted trans-membrane domain (TMHMM2.0):30-50:59-82:118-141:150-173) — translation MLSILKNDLVTTASKKGVLIRKAELDWFTRNYWIIATQATVVAGFSFHQLSCPPPEEATALSALFHITLTSLSFILALYVIVNCTFSCILAPGLALRGAGGFESMQNAIRYLRKQQDRILWCFMISLACFVLASFMIVHVFGRRQKLAVRIESVLLFVALAIAFMAARAIMLFQHGSAARSGVNTIEEHYGKVGDIDAMIGRRF, via the exons ATGTTGTCCATTCTGAAGAATGATCTGGTCACAACGGCTAGCAAAAAAGGCGTCCTGATTCGAAAGGCGGAGCTCGACTGGTTCACGCGAAACTACTGGATCATTGCCACGCAAGCCACGGTGGTGGCCGGCTTCTCATTCCACCAGCTTTCATGTCCTCCGCCAGAAGAAGCCACTGCACTGTCGGCTTTGTTCCACATTACCCTGACAAGTCTCAGCTTTATTCTGGCTCTCTACGTCATCGTCAACTGTACCTTCTCCTGCATTCTGGCTCCCG GTCTTGCCTTGAGAGGGGCAGGCGGCTTTGAGTCCATGCAAAACGCAATCCGCTACCTGCGGAAGCAACAAGATCGCATTCTGTGGTGCTTCATGATTTCGCTCGCTTGCTTTGTTTTGGCAAGTTTCATGATTGTACATGTCTTCGGCCGCCGCCAAAAGCTTGCGGTGCGGATCGAGAGTGTGCTACTTTTTGTTGCGCTCGCTATCGCCTTCATGGCAGCTCGAGCTATCATGCTTTTCCAGCATGGCAG CGCGGCAAGGAGTGGCGTCAATACAATTGAGGAACACTATGGAAAGGTCGGGGATATTGATGCGATGATTGGTCGTCGTTTCTAA